The nucleotide sequence CCGCCCGCCTTCAATAGCCTGCTGGCCTCGCTCATGCAGCGCAGCAACCCGGCCCAGCGGCTGCGTCAGCAGCTGCAACAGGGGCTGGGGCTGGAATTGCGCCATAGCTGGGCACTGCGTTTTCTCGGCAGCGCCCTGCGCCCGCTGGCTGCCGGCTTGCTGTTATGCGGCTGGCTGCTGAGCAGCCTCAGCATCATCGGCACCGACCAGCGCGGCATCTATCAGCGCTTTGGTGCCGCCGTGGCCGTATGGCAGCCCGGCCTGCACCTGGGCCTGCTGTGGCCGCTGGGCCGCGTCAGCTATATCGAGAATGGTCAGGTCCATCAGCAGGCCAGCACCCTGCTGCAGAACGAAGACGATGGCGGACAAAACAGCCCCGCCAGCAATAACCGCCTGTGGGATGACCAACACCGCGCCGAGAGCATGCAGCTGATTGCCAGTGGCCGTGGCAGCAGCCAGTCCATCCAGCTGATGGGGCTGGATGTGCGGCTGGTCTACCGCCAGGGGCTGCGCGATGAGGACGCGCTGGCGCTGTACCGGCTGGCCGATGCGCCGGCCCTGCTGCACAGCCTGGCCGAGCAGACCATGCTGCATTACTTTGCCGGCCAGCAACTGGATCAGCTGCTGGGTGAAGGGCTGTCGGCCACCGCCGTGCAACTGCGAAACCGGATACAGCAGCAGCTGGACCGCTCCGCCGCCGGCATCGAGCTGCTGGCCGTGGTGATTCAGGCCATTCACCCACCGGCCGCCGCCGCCAATGCCTATCATGGCGTGCAGGCCGCGCAGATTCTGGCCCAGGCCAATGTGGCGGCCGAGCGTGCCCAGGCGGTGCGCAGCCATAGTGCCGCCGTGCAGGCCGCCCTGCAACAGAGCGCCGCTGCCAGTGCCGCCGCTGCCGAGCAACTGGCCACCAGCCGCGTCGATGCCATTGCCTTTCAGGCCGACCGGCAGGCTTACCAACTGGCCGGCCAAACCTTTTTGCTGGAACGCTATCTGCATGCACTGGCGCATGGGCTGAGCCACACCCGACCGCTGATCATCGACCACCGCATTCAGGCCGCCGAGCTGCCCACCATCGACCTGCGACCGCCCGGCAGCACGCTGGCCCTGCCCGATGCCGCACTCAAGCCGCCGCCCATTGCTACCGAGCCTGCCGCCCGTGCGGCGGTGCCGCGCCCCTGAGGAGTCCGAGTTGGACCATTCCGCTCACCATCATCACCCCACCACGCCGCCCCTGCCACGCCGCAGCCTGCTGTGGCGGCAACTGGCCGGCCTGGCCGTGCTGCTGCTGGCCGCCCTGTCCTGCTGCCTGCTGCAAGTGCACTCCGGCGAAGCCGTGGTCATCACCCGTTTTGGCGACCCGGTACGCGTGCTGCTGCAACCGGGCCTGGCATGGCGGCTGCCGCCGCCGCTGGAAAGCGCCATCACTGTCGACCTGCGCCTGCGCACCACATCCAGCGGTCTGCAGGATGTCGGCACCCGTGATGGCCTGCGCGTCATCATGCAAAGCTATGTGGCCTGGCAAGTGCCGGCCGATGCCACCCACATCACCCGCTTCTTGCGTGCGGTACAAAACCAGCCGGAAGAAGCCTCGCGCCAGATTGCCACCTTTGCTGGCTCAGCCATGGAAACCGGCAGCAGCGGTTTTGCCCTGTCCAGCCTGGTCAATACCGATGCCAGCCAGTTGCGCATCAGCCAGTTAGAACAGCTGCTGCGCCAGCAACTGGCCCCGCAACTGCTGGCCAGTTATGGCTTGCGGGTGGTGGATGTCGGGCTGGAACGGCTGACGCTGCCAGCCGTCACGCTGGACGCCACCGTGGCGCGCATGCGCGCCGAGCGCGACACCATCGCAGCGGAACGCACGGCCAGCGGCAATGAAGAAGCCGCCGCCATCCGCGCCAATGCCGCACGCGATGCACGCATCCGCCAGGCCGATGCCAGCGTGGCCGCCGCCCAGATCGAAGCTGGCTCACGGGTGGAGGCCGCCCGCATCTACGCCGATGCCTACCAGCGCGCACCGGATCTGTACAAGACACTGCGCTCACTGGATACCCTTAACAACGTGGTCAACAGCTCGACCCAGCTGGTATTGCGCACCGATGCCGCCCCCTTCCGCGCGCTGGTGGACGGCCCGCCGGGGCTGGCTGCCAGCAAGAGTGCAAAGGGGCGCTGATGCCGACCGCCGAGCACACCGCCAGCCCGCTGGAACAATCACTGCGCCTGAGCTACCGCCTGCTGCTGGCCATCACCCTGCTGGCCGGCCTGGCCTGGCTGTTTGGCCATGTACGGCCGATAGCGGCCGATAGCCAGGCCGTTGTCCTGCGCTTTGGCGCGGTCGAGCGGGTGCAGCGCGCCGGGCTGTTGCTGGCCTGGCCCAGCCCGATCGAGGAAATCCTGCTGCTGCCCGCCGGCGAACGGCTGCAACAGCGCCAGATCACCGGACTGGCCCGCAACGCGCATGCGCTGGCACTGGATGGTGCCGGCACCTCGCTGCGCCAGATGGGCGACGCGCTGGCTGGCTCGGGTTATCTGCTGAGCGGCGATCTGGGTGTGGTGCAACTGAATGCCACGGTCTACTACCAGATTGACGATGCCATGGCCTATGCCGTGCAGGGCGAACAGGCGCTGCCGGCGCTGGACCGGCTGGTCAGTGCCGCCGCGCTGCAACTGAGTGCCGGACGTGACCTGGACAGCATTCTGGTCAGCCGTGGCAGTACCGCATCCGGCCAACTGGCCATGCAACGGGAACGGCTGCGCGCCGAACTGGTGGCTGCCGCCAATCAGCGCCTGCAGTCGCTGCGCCAGCGTGGCGTGGCGCTGGGTATCCGCATCGTGCGCATCGACCTGCTATCCGTTCTGCCACACCAGGCCCAAGCCGCTTTTGATGCGGTACTGACCGCCGACCAGACCGTGGAGCGGCAACTGGCCCTGGCGCGCACCGCTGCCGCCCAGCAACAGCAACAGGCCAGTGCCGCCGTCAGCAGCATTCTCAACAACGCCCACGCCCACGCCAATGAACGGCTGGCACTGGCACGCAGCGAAACCAGCGAGATCAGCGCACTGGCCAGCCACATGCAACAACCCGACGGCCCGGAGCTGCTGCGCCAGCTCTACCGCAACCGGATTCAGGGCGTACTGACCAAGGCCGGCCAGCTCACCACCATCGCCCCGGACAGCAGCGGCCGGCTGATCCTGCCCGGAGTACGGCCATGAGCTTGTGCTGCACACCCGGCGGCAAAGACCTGCTCAGCCCGGCCGAACAACAGGGGCTGCGCCGGCAACTGCTGCTGGCCATGAGCGCCGTCGGCCTGTTGCTGCTGGCCGCCTGCTGGCAGTTCGGCGTGGACAATGGCAGCGCCCTAGCGCAATGGCTGACCGCCGCCGCCGCCCTGCTGATGGCCGGGCCAGCCTTGCGTGCAGCCTGGCGCAGCCTGCAACACCCCGACCTGCACGGCATGACCGACCTGCTGGTGGCCCTGGCCATCATCGGTGCCTGGGCCTGCGGCGATCTGCTCAGCGCCGCCCTGCTTCCCATCCTGATGGTGCTGGGCCATGTACTGGAAGAACGCAGCCTGCTGGGTTCACAAGAGGCCATCCAGGCGCTGTCCACGCTGACCCGCAGTCGTAGCCGCCGCCTGCTGGCCGATGGCAGCTACGAGGACATCGACAACAGCCAGCTGCGTAGCGGCGACTGCGTGGAAGTCCGCGCCGGCGACCGCATTCCGGCCGACGGCATGGTGCGTCAGGGACACTCCAGCCTGGACACCTCGGCCATCACCGGCGAATCCTTGCCGCAGGATGTGACTGTCGGCAGCCAGGTGTATGCCGGGGCGGTGAATCTGCAAGGCCTGCTACTGGTGGAAATCAGCCAGGTGGGCGAGCAGTCGGCACTGGGCCGCATCACTGCCTTGATGCGCGAGGCCGAAATGGCCAAGCCGCCGATTACCCGGCTGGTGGAAGGCCATGCCGGCGCTTATCTGGGCCTGGTACTGGCGCTGGCAGCGCTCAGCTGGTTTATCAGCCGCGATACCCAGGCCATGCTGGCCGTGCTGGTGGCCGCCTGCCCCTGCGCGCTGGTGCTGGCGACACCGGCAGCAGCCGTCGCTGGCGTGGCCGTGGCGGCACGCCATGGCATCCTGATTCGCGGCACGGCTTTTCTGGAAGAACTGGCCGATGTCTCCTCGCTGGTCATCGACAAAACCGGCACCCTCACCAGCGGCCAGCTCAGCCTGCAGCGGGTGGAGCTGCTTGACGTCACTCCGGGGCCGGACATCCACCTGCTGGCCGCCAGCCTGGGGGCCAGCAGCAGCCATCCGGTCAGCCGGGCGCTAGCCGCGCTGGCCGACACCCAGCCGCTGCTGCCGCTGACTGCCGTGCAGGAGATGGCCGGCATGGGCTTACAGGCCGATACCGCATGGGGGCAGGCCGTGCTGGGCCGGCCTGCCCTGTTGCAGCAGATGGGCATCAGCCATCTGCCACCGGCGCGTGGGGCGGCTTCGCTGGTCGGGTTGGCGCTCGATGGCCGCTTGCTGGCCTGGTTTCATCTGGCAGACACCCCACGCCCGGAAGCAGCAGAAGCCATGCGCCAGCTGCGGCAGCTGGGCCTGCAGCGCCAGCTTCTGCTGACCGGCGACCACGCCGCAGCGGCCGAGCCGCTGGCACAGGCGCTGGGTATAGAACGCGTAGTCGCCCAGGTTTTGCCGGCAGGCAAGCTGGCCGCGGTACAGGCGGAAATCAGCGCTGCTTACCGCCCGCTGGTGGTGGGCGATGGCATCAATGACTCGCTGGCGCTCAAGGCCGGTGCCGTCGGCATTGCCATGGGGGCCAATGCTGCCGATATCGCGGTGGCCGCCGCCGACGTGGTGTTGATCAGCAAGGATCTGCGCCGGCTGGCCACCGCCATCCGCCTGAGCCGGCAGTGTCGCCGCACCCTGACGTTCAATGTGGCACTCGGCCTGGGCTGGACCGGCCTGCTCACCCTGCTGGCGGCGCTGGGCCTGCTCGGTTCGGCCGGGGTATTGCTGGCGGCACTGCTGCATAACCTGAGCAGCCTGCTGGTGATGGCCAATGCCGGACGGCTGCTGCGTTTTCAGGACAGCCTGCCAACACTGGCCGCCCCGCCCGGCACAATATGAAGACAGACCGCACATCATGCCGCTGCTGGCGCAAGCCTGCAGCTTTGCGTCCCCGGCATGAATGCCAAGCGGCTCCCGCTGACTTACCATAAGGCCACCATGGAACTCGAAATCGCCAAAATCTTTATCGCCCTGCTGGTGCTGGTTAATCCGCTGGGCGCCATTCCCATCTTCATCAGCCTGACGCCCAACGCCAGCCAGCTGGAGCGCAAGCGCATTGCCAAAACCACCACGCTGGCCGTGGCGGTGGTGCTCTGCCTGTTTGCCGTGGTGGGCGAAACCCTGCTGCACTTTCTGGGTATCAGCATTGGTTCTTTCCAGGTAGGTGGCGGCTTGCTGGTGATGCTGATTGCCATCGCCCTGATGAACGCCCAGCCTGCACCAACCAAAACCACCCAGGAAGAACGATCGGAAGCCGAAGCCAAGACCAATATCGCGGTCGTGCCACTGGCCATTCCGCTGCTCACCGGCCCCGGCACCATTTCCACCGTCATCATTTATGCCTCCACCGCCCACTCCTGGGTGCAGGTGGTGTATCTGCTGATCAGCAGCCTGCTGGTGGCGGTGACCTGTTATGGCGCACTGGTACTGGCCTCGCCCATCAGCCGTCTGCTGGGCCAGACCGGCATCAATATCGTCAACCGGGTGATGGGCATGCTGCTGGCGGCGGTGTCGGTGGAGATCATTGTCGACGGGCTGTACCGGCTGTTTCCGCAGCTGTCGCGCTAAGAGCGGCTAACAAAATAGCGTAGCGTCCCTGGGGCAAGGCGCGCCGACGCAGGCAGTACACAAAGTACGGCAAGGAGGCGCAACGCAGCAGCAGGTTTTTTGTTAGCAGCTCTAAACCACCCGCCAGATCACCGCCCCTGGCCGGCTTGATCTGGCGCAAACCATCTGTATCGAATCTGTCATCACCCGGCCATGACAAGCCTTTGACATGACAGATCAAATCATTGATATACAAAGAATATCCGGCATCTGTACATACAAACAGACAGACAACTGTGCATTGTCTGTCATGGTAACAGCGCCTACAAAGTGCGGGTTAACTTCTCGGTGCCTGCGCCATGACTCCGTCCATTCCCGTCAAGATTTACCCCCGTCTCACCAGTGGCCGCTTCAACAACCTGCGGGTGTTGCTGGTCATCCTTACCCAGCTGGTTTTCCTCGGCCTGCCCTGGCTGCGCTGGAATGAGCGCCAGGCGGTGCTGTTTGATCTGGATCGCCACCAGTTTTTCATCTTTGGTGCCAGTTTCTGGCCGCAAGACTTTGTTTATCTGGCAGCCTTGCTGGTGCTGTGCGCGCTGGGCTTGTTCTGGTGGACCACGCTAGCCGGGCGACTGTGGTGCGGCTATTCCTGTCCGCAAACCGTCTACACCCAGATCATGCTGTGGATAGAGCGGCTGGTATTGGGCGACCACAAGGCCAGGCGCAAGCTGGATGCCGCGCCCAACAGTGCGGGCAAACTGCTGAAAAAGGGCCTGGCCCACGGCCT is from Aquitalea aquatilis and encodes:
- a CDS encoding SPFH domain-containing protein — encoded protein: MKTPATLPPVSADRRHERQSRAGSLLAMLAALGSLLCSLLLAEWPARLLWLSHAATLGLLAGLLNAAASRAGWRRRRQGAAALPLLAFTRPTWLGMRPLRKAAARQQNQPLRRLLLWPRLRRLIGRHTGWPVIWQALGSLLAVLLSVLLVQAELSAGLITGISRQSLLMPGLCGLLAAFVCLLLERRLAQENTADWPEAPLLLKLSRAIILALLLPALCGFGLMLGLDWLLPGLQLAGYWTLLLSAELLLRALLSGFRPYHRQQAAPPAFNSLLASLMQRSNPAQRLRQQLQQGLGLELRHSWALRFLGSALRPLAAGLLLCGWLLSSLSIIGTDQRGIYQRFGAAVAVWQPGLHLGLLWPLGRVSYIENGQVHQQASTLLQNEDDGGQNSPASNNRLWDDQHRAESMQLIASGRGSSQSIQLMGLDVRLVYRQGLRDEDALALYRLADAPALLHSLAEQTMLHYFAGQQLDQLLGEGLSATAVQLRNRIQQQLDRSAAGIELLAVVIQAIHPPAAAANAYHGVQAAQILAQANVAAERAQAVRSHSAAVQAALQQSAAASAAAAEQLATSRVDAIAFQADRQAYQLAGQTFLLERYLHALAHGLSHTRPLIIDHRIQAAELPTIDLRPPGSTLALPDAALKPPPIATEPAARAAVPRP
- a CDS encoding SPFH domain-containing protein: MDHSAHHHHPTTPPLPRRSLLWRQLAGLAVLLLAALSCCLLQVHSGEAVVITRFGDPVRVLLQPGLAWRLPPPLESAITVDLRLRTTSSGLQDVGTRDGLRVIMQSYVAWQVPADATHITRFLRAVQNQPEEASRQIATFAGSAMETGSSGFALSSLVNTDASQLRISQLEQLLRQQLAPQLLASYGLRVVDVGLERLTLPAVTLDATVARMRAERDTIAAERTASGNEEAAAIRANAARDARIRQADASVAAAQIEAGSRVEAARIYADAYQRAPDLYKTLRSLDTLNNVVNSSTQLVLRTDAAPFRALVDGPPGLAASKSAKGR
- a CDS encoding SPFH domain-containing protein encodes the protein MPTAEHTASPLEQSLRLSYRLLLAITLLAGLAWLFGHVRPIAADSQAVVLRFGAVERVQRAGLLLAWPSPIEEILLLPAGERLQQRQITGLARNAHALALDGAGTSLRQMGDALAGSGYLLSGDLGVVQLNATVYYQIDDAMAYAVQGEQALPALDRLVSAAALQLSAGRDLDSILVSRGSTASGQLAMQRERLRAELVAAANQRLQSLRQRGVALGIRIVRIDLLSVLPHQAQAAFDAVLTADQTVERQLALARTAAAQQQQQASAAVSSILNNAHAHANERLALARSETSEISALASHMQQPDGPELLRQLYRNRIQGVLTKAGQLTTIAPDSSGRLILPGVRP
- a CDS encoding heavy metal translocating P-type ATPase gives rise to the protein MSLCCTPGGKDLLSPAEQQGLRRQLLLAMSAVGLLLLAACWQFGVDNGSALAQWLTAAAALLMAGPALRAAWRSLQHPDLHGMTDLLVALAIIGAWACGDLLSAALLPILMVLGHVLEERSLLGSQEAIQALSTLTRSRSRRLLADGSYEDIDNSQLRSGDCVEVRAGDRIPADGMVRQGHSSLDTSAITGESLPQDVTVGSQVYAGAVNLQGLLLVEISQVGEQSALGRITALMREAEMAKPPITRLVEGHAGAYLGLVLALAALSWFISRDTQAMLAVLVAACPCALVLATPAAAVAGVAVAARHGILIRGTAFLEELADVSSLVIDKTGTLTSGQLSLQRVELLDVTPGPDIHLLAASLGASSSHPVSRALAALADTQPLLPLTAVQEMAGMGLQADTAWGQAVLGRPALLQQMGISHLPPARGAASLVGLALDGRLLAWFHLADTPRPEAAEAMRQLRQLGLQRQLLLTGDHAAAAEPLAQALGIERVVAQVLPAGKLAAVQAEISAAYRPLVVGDGINDSLALKAGAVGIAMGANAADIAVAAADVVLISKDLRRLATAIRLSRQCRRTLTFNVALGLGWTGLLTLLAALGLLGSAGVLLAALLHNLSSLLVMANAGRLLRFQDSLPTLAAPPGTI
- a CDS encoding MarC family protein, with protein sequence MELEIAKIFIALLVLVNPLGAIPIFISLTPNASQLERKRIAKTTTLAVAVVLCLFAVVGETLLHFLGISIGSFQVGGGLLVMLIAIALMNAQPAPTKTTQEERSEAEAKTNIAVVPLAIPLLTGPGTISTVIIYASTAHSWVQVVYLLISSLLVAVTCYGALVLASPISRLLGQTGINIVNRVMGMLLAAVSVEIIVDGLYRLFPQLSR